ATCAGTAGCCCCTCTTTCAGTAGCCTCTCTATCAGTGGCCTCTCTATCAGTAGCCCCTCTTTCAGTAGCCTCTCTATCCGATAGATTGCCATAGAAATCAGTGTCATCATCCCTTTTGTTGAACTCCACATGTAGAACACTTCTACAATTCTCTTGATTTACTTGCATTAGATAACAAAAAACGTCTTCATCTTCCCAGATATATGATGGCTTGTTCGAATACATTACCATTGGAAAGTAACTAATCTTCGCTTCCATCTTATAGTCGTCTACCTTTATCTTTCTGCAAATACGCTCAACCAAAACAGAGCGTGTGATCTCATCCACTGATTTCTTCAACACAATAGTGTGAATTTCATCTTCCCCTTCACCATCTCCCGAAATCCATTTCATTTCAACCCCATCTTTAATATAATATCCtccataatcaaaacaaatgattGTACAATGCGGATTTTGCATTTTCctgaaataaaatgaattataaTTAGAATTAGCATTATTaagaagtttaaatttaattctcACGTAATATTTTACTGTTAGCATTCTTactaatactaatttttttcaatactatatatatagtaaaaccaGTAGTACTAGTAATATTGTAAACATAGTAATACCAGTAGTATCAATAATACCACGTTGCCTTAGTAAAACGGGTTATCTTAGTAATACCCAGAAATTATCCTTGCACTAATTAATCAACTTTTAGGTCcgattttgtttggattttgcattacccatgttatataattcatattaatgaaattacaccgaagaaatcatcaaaacGGGCTCAAAACGTACATAAAATATACCCTAAAACCAATAAATACagtttacaaaatctttttaaatctcTTAAAATTTGCATTCAACCTTTCTTTTGTTACACTAGCCGATATatacacttatttttataagtattccagcaaaaatttcatcaaaaacggACATAAATTAAACCCGAAATTCATATACACagtttttaaattcattttttctctttcaaatttTCATCAATTCTTACTTTTTTAGGTTACCCATGGTTTACACAAAcatttaaaagatatttcaCACAAAATTTCATGAAAAACGGACAAGAATTACCTGATGTTAAAGCTTCAAAATCGCCAATGAAGGATGGGGAAGAAGAGCTCTTCACGTGGacagaggagagaggagagggAACATGAAGACATGTGGGCCAAGGTAAATCTGATTGGTTAAGGTTGTTTGTGGACCCCATTTAGTTGTTGTGTTTGGTTGAGTGtatttaattgaaaaattaaatgaattaatGAGGTGGAGaagaaatatattaaagaaagaaaggttagtatagggaattcaAAGACAAAGGGGTAATGGGAAAAGAGAAGGGACAAGAAGAATGAATTTTTTTCCATAAGGGCATTTGGAGTTAAAGTCCCTACTATACTATGGTGTCGCGATCGTAATGGGTATACTTAGAAACCTTCTGACGGATCAAAAGAGAGGGGTCTTTGGTGTTGCCGGAGAAAAAAGAGGGTACCTTTACAGTGTTGTTGGAAAGATGGCGAGTGTGCCGGAGATAAAGATAGTGAGGAGCGAGAGCTTAGGGCATCGAAGTGAGGTGTCGAGCCCGGAAGCCAAACTAGGGATGCGTGTGGAAGATCTATGGGATGAGCAGAAGCCGCAGCTCAGCCCTAACGAGAAGCTCAACGCATGCTTCGAGAGCATCCCTGTCTCTGCTTTCCCTCTCTCCTCTCATTCACAAGGTATTTAGTTGGAGTTGGTCAACTCTTATGGGTTTGAATCAGCTTTGTTTTGAGTTTGCGCCATAATCAATTTGATAGAGACGTATCTAGATATATGATCATTTAGAATATTGAAAACAGTTTCTCTCTTAAGCTTTTGGGACCTTATCATTTTTATTGTATCTCTTTTGTTTGGAAGACTATAttgctgttcgtttggttgacGCAGCTACCTGCGGCTGCGTCGgcgtcaattttttttgataaaatcttGTTCGTTTCATCGACGCTGGTACTGCGTCTAAACGCTGCGTCCTCGCGTCGATCACCGAAAAAATCTACGTCTGCGATTAAAACTGCGTCGGCATCGACGTCTACGAAACAAACAACAACTATTTTTATTGACGCTGACGCCGACGCCAAAaactgcggcaaccaaacgaacatgaCTATATTGCATTATTCGTATCACAGTTTATCAGAAGTTGCTTCAGTTCTGCTAACTCACACATGTGGTGATATCTCTTTGCGGTTTTCTTGTGTAGACATCGAGTTAAGATCAGACACAAGTTTGGCTGAAGCTGTTCAGACACTATCGAAACTCAAGGTCTTGAGCGCTCCTGTTGTAGATGTTGACGCGCCTGAAGACGCCAGCTGGATTGACCGCTACATCGGTATTGTGGAGTTTCCAGGCATTGTTGTCTGGCTTTTGCATCAGGTCAGTGTTTCTTCTAACCTTCTTCAAGAGGTGACCTGGTACCAACTAGATTGTGATACCGAGTGAACTAAAATTTCATGTATTTGCTTTACTTgtctactttattaaaaacaGTTGGACCCAACATCTCCTAGGAGCCCTGCTGTTGCAGGTTCAGATGGAGTTTCTCATGACTTCACCGCTGATATCCTGGATAATGGAGATTCAGCTGTAACTTCTGGAAACTTCTTTGAGGTCCTTACTTCTTCAGAGCTATACAAGAACACCAAGGTGAAGTATCAACCCCCACAAGGTTTATCACTTGTGAAACGCATATTGATATTCCTCTCTCTTGACAGGTTCGAGATATCTCTGGAACATTCAGATGGGCACCCTTCCTTGCTCTGCAGAAAGACAACTCCTTTTTAACCATGCTGTTGCTTCTTTCCAAGTACAAAATGAAGAGCATCCCAGTGGTTGACCTAGGGGAAGCAAAGATAGAGAACATAATCACACAGTCAGGAGTTATCCATATGCTTGCAGAATGCGCAGGGCTTCACTGGTTTGAGGATTGGGGTCTCAAAACTCTCTCTGAAGTCGGTCTTCCCATTATGTCAAAGGATCATATCATAAAGGTCAGCTtgaaatcttaatttttagatttatgCTTTTCTAAACATACCATCACCCTTTTTCTGTTTCAGATATATGAAGATGAACCAGTTCTTCAGGCGTTCAAGCTGATGAGGAGAAAGAGAATCGGAGGCATACCAGTCGTTGAAAGAAAAAGTGAGAAGCCAGTAGGCAACATTAGCCTTAGAGATGTTCACTTTCTCCTCACTGCACCTGAGATCTACCATGACTACAGGTTAATAATACTTTGTAATATTATTACATGTTGGCGGCATTGGTCAATCATCAATGCTttctctttatctttttttaggTCAATCACGGCGAAGAACTTCTTAGTAGCGGTTAGAGAGCATCTGGAGAAGCATGGGGATACATCAGCACCTATCCTGAGTGGTGTCATCGCTTGCACTAAGAACCATACGCTCAAGGAACTGATTTTGATGCTAGACGCAGAGAAGATTCATAGAATGTATGTGGTGGATGATTCAGGTAACCTTGAAGGACTCATCACTCTCAGAGACATCATTGCAAGACTTGTACATGAGCCGCCTGGCTATTTTGGTGATTTCTTTGACGGTGTTATGCCTCTCCCTCAAAACTACCGAGTTTAAGCTTTCTTTGTGTAAATTTGTCTTTGGTTTCGTAATGCTGCTTCTCTCTATCTGTTTGTGCGAAAGTCCTTGAATTTGTGTTTAAACGTTCAAACAGGAATAATAAATGAAGAAAGAGCCAAGTCTTTGAGTGAATATGTCTT
The Brassica napus cultivar Da-Ae chromosome A1, Da-Ae, whole genome shotgun sequence DNA segment above includes these coding regions:
- the LOC106416302 gene encoding SNF1-related protein kinase regulatory subunit gamma-1-like, whose amino-acid sequence is MGILRNLLTDQKRGVFGVAGEKRGYLYSVVGKMASVPEIKIVRSESLGHRSEVSSPEAKLGMRVEDLWDEQKPQLSPNEKLNACFESIPVSAFPLSSHSQDIELRSDTSLAEAVQTLSKLKVLSAPVVDVDAPEDASWIDRYIGIVEFPGIVVWLLHQLDPTSPRSPAVAGSDGVSHDFTADILDNGDSAVTSGNFFEVLTSSELYKNTKVRDISGTFRWAPFLALQKDNSFLTMLLLLSKYKMKSIPVVDLGEAKIENIITQSGVIHMLAECAGLHWFEDWGLKTLSEVGLPIMSKDHIIKIYEDEPVLQAFKLMRRKRIGGIPVVERKSEKPVGNISLRDVHFLLTAPEIYHDYRSITAKNFLVAVREHLEKHGDTSAPILSGVIACTKNHTLKELILMLDAEKIHRMYVVDDSGNLEGLITLRDIIARLVHEPPGYFGDFFDGVMPLPQNYRV